The genome window GGACAACGAACGCAACACTCACCACAAACAACGTAAGGGCGTACTCGTATCCATTATTGGCCATGAACAGGCCGTTGCCGATGTGCACTGCAAAGATAGCGACCAGCATCGCGATGGCGTTCACGAACGCAGCCGGGCGGGTCAGAAACCCCAACGCCAGCGCAAGGCCCCCAAAAAACTCGGCGCTGCCTGCCAGTAGCGCCATGAGATGGCCGGGTTCGAGTCCGATGCTGGCCAGCCACTGTGCCGTGCCGTCCAGTCCATAACCACCAAACCAGCCGAACAGCTTTTGCGCGCCGTGGGCCGCCAGAATCAGGCCGACTGGCA of Marinobacter sediminum contains these proteins:
- a CDS encoding DoxX family protein, which encodes MNPNVATALFSSNGGIAALVLRVPVGLILAAHGAQKLFGWFGGYGLDGTAQWLASIGLEPGHLMALLAGSAEFFGGLALALGFLTRPAAFVNAIAMLVAIFAVHIGNGLFMANNGYEYALTLFVVSVAFVVQGGGRYSVDDELLYFISGGAAGNSVLPPDAIWIR